One genomic segment of Scylla paramamosain isolate STU-SP2022 chromosome 11, ASM3559412v1, whole genome shotgun sequence includes these proteins:
- the LOC135105048 gene encoding carnosine N-methyltransferase-like isoform X4 translates to MDDVDTQEREHFIRIVRAFKAYRQYSLRKVTEKEAYIKSLPAHHQLLLRSYQCHLEEQRTCIEHNAEIISLILKDVDTMFENLQPQPMVEEDNPGNTMLVSDIEKVQSTIRQIVRDWSPSGAHERSQCYGPIINKIEQLFPQDRVCAEEVNILVPGAGLGRLAYELAKRGYTCQGNEFSLFMLFASNFVLNKCRGLNTLRVYPWVHAGSNLLTNGDQLRPATFPDTNPSDLHPQAQFTMAAGDFLEIYTADAAWDCIATCFFIDCANNIVAFIETIYNILKPGGYWVNLGPLLYHFADQPGEPSIEPSFEEVKAIAVGLGFEITVEDMGLHTAYTQNTQSMLRYEYRSVFFVARKPLPPS, encoded by the exons GCAGTACTCCCTAAGGAAGGTGACTGAGAAAGAGGCTTATATAAAGTCACTGCCAGCACACCACCAGCTGCTGCTGCGGTCATATCAATGCCACCTGGAGGAGCAGCGCACCTGCATTGAACATAATGCTGAGATCATCAGTCTTATCTTAAAGGATGTTGACACTATGTTTGAAAACCTTCAACCACAGCCCATG gtggaggaggacaacCCAGGGAACACAATGCTGGTGTCAGACATTGAGAAGGTGCAGTCCACCATCAGACAGATTGTACGAGACTGGTCTCCATCAGGTGCACATGAGAGGAGCCAATGCTATGGTCCCATCATCAACAAGATAGAGCAATTGTTTCCCCAAGACAGAGT gtgtgcaGAGGAAGTGAACATCCTTGTGCCGGGGGCAGGGCTTGGCCGCCTTGCCTATGAATTGGCCAAACGTGGCTACACTTGCCAGGGTAATGAGTTCAGCCTCTTTATGCTCTTTGCCTCCAACTTCGTTCTCAACAA GTGCCGTGGACTTAACACTCTGCGGGTTTATCCATGGGTACATGCTGGGAGTAACCTGTTGACCAATGGTGACCAGCTGCGACCTGCTACCTTCCCTGACACCAACCCTTCAGACCTTCACCCACAGGCACAGTTCACTATGGCAGCAGGAGACTTCCTGGAG ATTTACACAGCAGATGCTGCTTGGGACTGTATTGCCACCTGCTTCTTCATTGACTGTGCCAACAACATTGTAGCATTCATTGAAACCATCTATAACATACTGAAGCCAG GAGGTTACTGGGTCAACCTTGGCCCTCTGTTGTACCACTTTGCTGATCAGCCTGGAGAGCCATCCATAGAACCCAGTTTTGAGGAGGTCAAGGCCATAGCAGTGGGACTTGGATTTGAGATCACA GTGGAGGACATGGGTCTGCACACAGCCTACACACAAAATACTCAGTCCATGCTGAGATACGAATATCGCAGTGTGTTCTTTGTGGCAAGGAAGCCACTCCCACCCAGTTGA